Genomic window (Solidesulfovibrio sp.):
GGCGGAAATGGGGGCAACGTGCTGGCCGGCTTTGCGGCCTGCGGGTTGCCCCCATTTCCGCCACCAAACGGCCCGACGCCTCGCCGCCCAACATTCCCGACCAAGCCTCCACCCGCCCCGTCGGGGAGGTCCAGGAGGGGGTCACCCCCTCCTGGCCGCCGGAGGCATTCTTCTCTTCATCCCCTTCATCCCCTTCATCCCCTTCATCCCCCCATCACCTCATTCCCTCATTCCCTCACCCTCATCCCTTCACCCGCATTCCCTCACTTCGGCGGCACCGGCTTGATGCCCCAGATGTCCCGCGCGTATTCGCGCATGGTACGGTCCGAGGAGAAGTAGCCCATGCGGGCGGTATTGAGGATGGCCTTTCTGGCCCAGACGTCCGGCCGGGCGTATTCCATGCCCAGGCGGTCGTGGGTTTCGAGGTAGGACATGAAATCGGCCAGGTGCATGTAATGTTCGCCTCGGGCGAGGAGTTTTTCGAAGATCCAGTGGAAGGTGGTCGGCGCCTCGGGGCAGAAGCGGCCGGCCGAGAGGGCGTCCAGGACGCGTCGGATTTCCGGGTGTTTGCCGTAGTATTCCCAGGGATCGTAGCTGCCTTCGCGCAGCAGGCGTTCGACTTCCGGGGTGGTGAGCCCGAAGAGGTAGAAATTTTCGTCGCCCACGTGTTCGCGGATTTCGATATTGGCGCCGTCGAGGGTCCCGATGGTCAGGGCGCCGTTGAGGGAGAATTTCATGTTGCCGGTGCCCGAGGCCTCGGTGCCGGCGGTGGAGATCTGTTCGCTGACGTCGGCGGCCGGGATGAGCTTTTCGGCCAGGGAGACGCGGTAATCCGGGGCGAAGACCACCTGGATGTACTGCGAGGCCCGTTTGTCGGCATTGATGACCCTGGCCAGGCAGCAGATGAGGTGGATGATTTCCTTGGCTTCGAAGTAGCCGGGCGCGGCCTTGCCGGCGAAGAGGTAGACGCGCGGCGCGGGGGGGACGTAGCCGTCCTCGGTGACGCGCAGGTAGTCGTGGATGACGTGCATGGCGTTTAAGAGCTGGCGCTTGTATTCGTGGATGCGTTTGGCCTGCATGTCGAAGGCGGCGTCGGGCGAAAGGGTGGTGCCGGTGGTCTTGGCGATGGAGGCGGCCAACCGTTCCTTGTTGGCCCGTTTGACGGCCATGAATCGTTGCTGGAAGGCCGCGTCCTCGGCCAGGGGTTCGAGTTCCCGCAGGCGTTCGAGGTCCGTGACCCAGGCCTGGCCGATGGCCTCGTCGATGAGGGCGGCCAGGCCCGGATTGGCCATGTGCAGCCAGCGGCGCGGGGTGATGCCGTTGGTCTTGTTGTTGAATTTTCCGGGCCACAGGGCGGCGTAATCCGGGAAGAGCACCTTTTTGACCAGCTCCGAGTGGAGCCTGGACACGCCGTTGACCGAATGGGAACCGACCACGGCCAGGTTGGCCATGCGCACCTGCTTGCCGCCGGACTCCTCGATGAGCGAGAGCCGGCGCAGGGCCGCGTCGCCGGGATTGGAGGTCAGGCGGACCTGTTCCAGGAAGCGCCGGTTGATCTCGTAGATGATCTGGAGGTGGCGGGGCAGGACCTTGCCCAGGAGCTCCACGGGCCACATTTCCAGGGCTTCGGGCATGAGCGTATGGTTGGTGAAGGCCAGGGTGCGGGTGGTGACGTTCCAGGCCCGGTCCCAGGGGATGCGGCGCTCGTCCACGAGGGTGCGCATGAGTTCGGCCACGGCCAGGGCCGGGTGGGTGTCGTTGAGCTGGATGGCCGTGAATTCCGGCAGTTCCTCGATGTTGCGGTTCTGCTTGAGAAAGCGCCTGGTGATGTCGCGCAGCGCGCAGAAGACAAGGAAGTATTCCTGGACGAGCCGCAACTCGCGGCCAAACGAGATGGATTCGCTGGGATAGAGGATCTTGGAGATGAGTTCCGAATAGACCTTCTGGTGGATGGCCTTGATGTAGTCGCCCTGGTCGAAGATCTTCATGTCGAAGTTGTCGGTGGACCGGGCGGCGAACAGGCGCAGGTAATTGACGGTCTTGTCGCCGTAGCCGACGATGGGGACGTCGTAGGGCACGCCCAGCAGGTCCTGCCAGTCCACCCACAGGGGCAGGTAGCCGCCGTCGGGGCCCTGGTGGTCCTCGATGCGGCCGTAGACGGGCACGATGACGGCCTGATCGCGGCGTTCGATCTGCAGCGGCATGCCTTCGGCCATCCAGTAGTCCGGCCGTTCGACCTGGCGGTCGTTCTCGATGACCTGCTTGAACAGCCCGAATTCGTAGTGGATGCCGTAGCCGCAGCCGGGCATGTCCAGGGTGGCCAGGGAGTCCAGGAAGCAGGCGGCCAGCCGTCCCAGGCCGCCGTTGCCCAGGGCCGGGTCGCGCTCGAACTCGCGAATCTCCTCCAAATCGAAGCCCCACTGCCGCAGCAGTTCGCCGCAGGTCCCGCCCAGGCCCATGTTGTCCACGTTGTTGCCCAGGCACCGGCCGAGCAGGAACTCGATGGACAGGTAATACATGCGTTTGGCCCGGGCCTCGCGGTAGCGGGCCCGGGTTTCGAGCATCTTGTCCACCAGCCGGTCGCGCAGGGTCATGGACAGGGCCATGGCCACGTCGCGGTAGCCGGCCTCGGCGCAGGGCTTGCCCAGGGAATGGGTGATGTGGTTGCGGATGGAGCAGGACAGCGAATCGGCGTCGAGGGTTTCCAGCGGGCAATTGGCAACGGGCATATGGGGGGCCTCCTCAGGGAATCGGGCGAGGATGATGCCGTCCCATACCAAAAGAAACAGGGCGTTGTCCAACGGTCGGCCTAAAGGCGGCCTGGGCCATGGCCGATAAGAAGGCGAAGTAGCACAATTGCATTCCAGGAGGACGCCATGGACGCCATATCGGGAGCTGGAACGGGAACGCTGGCCTCGGCCTTCGAACAACAGAAACTGGGCGCCCAGGTCGTCACCGACACCCTGACCCGCCTCAACACCGACCAGGCCACCGGCCGGGTGGACCAGGATTTCGACTTCCAGACGAAAGTCCTCTCCGCCGCCACGGGCCTTGGCGGGACGCTCGACGTCAAGGCCTAGGCCTTTCGCTTCCCCGGC
Coding sequences:
- a CDS encoding glycogen/starch/alpha-glucan phosphorylase, encoding MPVANCPLETLDADSLSCSIRNHITHSLGKPCAEAGYRDVAMALSMTLRDRLVDKMLETRARYREARAKRMYYLSIEFLLGRCLGNNVDNMGLGGTCGELLRQWGFDLEEIREFERDPALGNGGLGRLAACFLDSLATLDMPGCGYGIHYEFGLFKQVIENDRQVERPDYWMAEGMPLQIERRDQAVIVPVYGRIEDHQGPDGGYLPLWVDWQDLLGVPYDVPIVGYGDKTVNYLRLFAARSTDNFDMKIFDQGDYIKAIHQKVYSELISKILYPSESISFGRELRLVQEYFLVFCALRDITRRFLKQNRNIEELPEFTAIQLNDTHPALAVAELMRTLVDERRIPWDRAWNVTTRTLAFTNHTLMPEALEMWPVELLGKVLPRHLQIIYEINRRFLEQVRLTSNPGDAALRRLSLIEESGGKQVRMANLAVVGSHSVNGVSRLHSELVKKVLFPDYAALWPGKFNNKTNGITPRRWLHMANPGLAALIDEAIGQAWVTDLERLRELEPLAEDAAFQQRFMAVKRANKERLAASIAKTTGTTLSPDAAFDMQAKRIHEYKRQLLNAMHVIHDYLRVTEDGYVPPAPRVYLFAGKAAPGYFEAKEIIHLICCLARVINADKRASQYIQVVFAPDYRVSLAEKLIPAADVSEQISTAGTEASGTGNMKFSLNGALTIGTLDGANIEIREHVGDENFYLFGLTTPEVERLLREGSYDPWEYYGKHPEIRRVLDALSAGRFCPEAPTTFHWIFEKLLARGEHYMHLADFMSYLETHDRLGMEYARPDVWARKAILNTARMGYFSSDRTMREYARDIWGIKPVPPK